The following coding sequences lie in one Lysobacterales bacterium genomic window:
- a CDS encoding PQQ-dependent sugar dehydrogenase, with product MRILILLSLASLSAHAAPAEMIDSELGPVEIRTIARGLISPWALAFLPDGRFLITERGGTMRIIEPDGRIGAPLAGVPEVYAIGQGGLLDVVLDPDFASNRTLYFSYAAPAADGAHTAIASARLERGTLANLRVLFRQHPGYDGGQHFGSRIVIGRDGFLYASVGERGDHRDRAQQLDKTYGKIIRIARDGTVPKDNPFVGRAGADPSVWSYGHRNPQGLTRHPITGELFEHEHGPRGGDEINLIRKGANYGWPVITYGREYYGPKIGEGTAKPGMEQPLHQWTPSIAPSGMAFLTTPAAGAWNGHLFVGALKFTLLARLELKHGKVVHEERLLANRKDRIRDVRQGPDGALYLLTETQGLLLRLRPPPARAR from the coding sequence ATGCGCATTCTGATCCTGCTGTCGCTCGCGTCGCTGTCGGCGCACGCGGCGCCAGCCGAAATGATCGACAGCGAACTCGGCCCGGTCGAGATCCGCACCATCGCGCGCGGCCTGATCAGTCCCTGGGCGTTGGCGTTCCTGCCGGACGGCCGGTTCCTGATCACCGAACGCGGCGGCACGATGCGCATCATCGAGCCGGACGGACGCATCGGCGCGCCGCTGGCCGGTGTACCCGAGGTCTACGCCATCGGCCAGGGCGGCCTGCTCGACGTGGTGCTCGATCCCGACTTCGCCAGCAATCGCACGCTGTATTTCTCCTATGCCGCTCCGGCAGCGGATGGCGCGCACACCGCCATCGCCAGCGCGCGACTGGAACGGGGCACGCTGGCAAACCTGCGCGTACTGTTCCGGCAGCACCCGGGATACGACGGCGGCCAGCACTTCGGCTCGCGCATCGTCATCGGCCGCGATGGCTTCCTCTACGCCAGCGTCGGCGAACGCGGCGACCATCGCGATCGCGCCCAGCAACTCGACAAGACCTACGGCAAGATCATCCGCATCGCCCGCGACGGCACCGTGCCCAAGGACAACCCCTTCGTCGGCCGCGCCGGCGCCGATCCGTCGGTATGGAGCTACGGCCATCGCAACCCGCAGGGCCTGACGCGGCATCCCATCACCGGTGAATTGTTCGAACACGAACACGGCCCGCGCGGCGGCGACGAGATCAACCTCATCCGCAAGGGCGCGAACTACGGCTGGCCGGTGATCACCTACGGCCGCGAATACTACGGCCCGAAAATCGGCGAAGGCACGGCCAAGCCCGGCATGGAACAGCCGCTGCACCAGTGGACGCCCTCGATCGCACCGAGCGGCATGGCCTTCCTCACTACCCCGGCCGCTGGCGCCTGGAACGGCCACCTGTTCGTCGGCGCCCTGAAATTCACCCTGCTCGCCCGCCTCGAACTCAAGCACGGCAAGGTCGTCCACGAAGAACGCCTGCTCGCCAACCGCAAAGACCGCATCCGCGACGTCCGCCAAGGCCCCGACGGCGCCCTCTACCTCCTCACCGAAACCCAAGGCCTGCTGCTGCGCCTGCGCCCGCCCCCAGCACGCGCGCGGTGA
- a CDS encoding nuclear transport factor 2 family protein has product MNGFPQNERITRFYAAFRDLDGAAMQAAYAADAEFEDEVFTLRGREEIGAMWRMLCTAVDDKGRADWKLEFNGIDCDDEVGVAHWEPTYRFSATGRIVHNIIDAEFAFDRDGLILKHRDRFDFWRWSRQALGVPGVLLGWSPLLRNKVRAQAAVNLARFRAAQPANATSAIR; this is encoded by the coding sequence ATGAACGGGTTTCCACAGAACGAACGGATCACGCGTTTCTACGCGGCGTTTCGGGATCTCGATGGCGCAGCGATGCAGGCGGCCTACGCGGCCGATGCCGAGTTCGAGGACGAAGTGTTCACGCTGCGCGGTCGTGAGGAAATCGGCGCGATGTGGCGCATGTTGTGCACGGCGGTGGACGACAAGGGCCGCGCTGACTGGAAGCTCGAGTTCAACGGCATCGACTGCGACGACGAAGTCGGCGTCGCACACTGGGAACCGACCTATCGCTTCAGTGCCACCGGTCGCATCGTGCACAACATCATCGACGCCGAGTTCGCGTTCGACCGCGACGGCCTGATCCTCAAGCACCGCGACCGCTTCGATTTCTGGCGCTGGTCACGCCAGGCGCTTGGGGTACCCGGCGTGCTGCTCGGCTGGTCGCCGCTGTTGCGCAACAAGGTGCGCGCGCAGGCGGCCGTCAATCTGGCGCGGTTCCGCGCCGCTCAGCCCGCGAACGCGACCAGCGCGATCAGGTAG
- a CDS encoding calcium/sodium antiporter, translated as MTLQLFLFAIGVAILALGADWFVRGASGLAERFGISHFIIGLVVVGFGTSAPELSVTLGAAIKGNTDIALGNVVGSNIANIGLILGLSALVAPLAIRLRLLQVELPAMIVLHLALFAMVWNGVVSRMDGFVLLAGFVGFMAFLIRSARAEPALVQQEFAANEPKLPHALWLTLALVVGGLVLLMLGAKVAVDAAVTLAKLWGLSDLVIGLTVVAVGTSAPEIASSIAAARRGQSDIAIGNVIGSNLYNVLFILGATALVQPIPATAPTLRVLDLPALIALSVLLWPLALWDMRLTRGNGAFLLAAYAGYLIALVAFAG; from the coding sequence ATGACACTGCAACTGTTCCTGTTCGCCATTGGCGTGGCCATCCTCGCGCTCGGCGCCGATTGGTTCGTGCGCGGCGCGTCGGGTCTGGCCGAGCGCTTCGGCATCAGCCATTTCATCATCGGTCTCGTGGTGGTCGGGTTCGGCACCTCGGCACCGGAACTGTCCGTCACGCTGGGTGCGGCGATCAAGGGCAACACCGACATCGCGCTCGGCAACGTGGTCGGTTCCAACATCGCCAACATCGGACTGATCCTCGGGCTGTCGGCGCTGGTCGCACCGCTCGCCATCCGCCTGCGGCTGCTGCAGGTGGAACTGCCGGCGATGATCGTGCTGCACCTGGCGCTGTTCGCAATGGTCTGGAACGGCGTCGTCAGTCGCATGGACGGCTTCGTGCTGCTCGCCGGTTTCGTCGGCTTCATGGCCTTCCTGATCCGCTCGGCGCGTGCCGAACCGGCGCTGGTGCAGCAGGAGTTCGCGGCAAACGAGCCGAAGCTGCCGCACGCACTCTGGCTCACCCTCGCGCTGGTGGTCGGCGGACTGGTCCTGTTGATGCTCGGCGCCAAGGTCGCGGTCGATGCAGCGGTGACACTGGCCAAACTGTGGGGACTGTCCGATCTGGTGATCGGTCTGACCGTGGTCGCCGTCGGCACCTCGGCACCCGAGATCGCTTCCTCGATCGCCGCCGCGCGTCGTGGCCAAAGCGACATCGCGATCGGCAACGTCATCGGCTCGAACCTCTACAACGTGCTGTTCATCCTCGGCGCCACGGCGCTGGTGCAGCCGATCCCGGCCACCGCGCCCACGCTGCGCGTGCTGGATCTGCCGGCGCTGATCGCGCTCTCGGTGCTGCTCTGGCCACTGGCCCTGTGGGACATGCGCCTGACCCGCGGCAATGGCGCCTTTCTGCTCGCCGCCTACGCCGGCTACCTGATCGCGCTGGTCGCGTTCGCGGGCTGA
- a CDS encoding pilus assembly protein PilP has translation MKAAAVLLALLLTRTSAASDEACMVLVENQPPTRADIDGPGSFGPLHETMSIGCLDYVEFEKTSDGNRARLVDHTGRVHIIRPGEFVGENSGQVAEITRNRIAVVQVVRGASGEYAEVRRYLFRRDRDDDSE, from the coding sequence ATGAAGGCTGCTGCCGTACTGCTCGCTCTTCTGTTGACCCGGACTTCGGCCGCGTCCGACGAAGCGTGCATGGTCCTGGTCGAGAATCAACCGCCTACGCGTGCAGACATCGATGGTCCCGGCTCTTTCGGGCCCTTGCACGAGACCATGAGCATCGGCTGTCTGGACTACGTGGAGTTCGAGAAGACATCAGACGGTAATCGTGCACGCCTCGTCGACCATACCGGCCGCGTACACATTATTCGCCCAGGCGAGTTCGTCGGCGAGAACTCTGGGCAAGTTGCGGAGATCACGCGGAACAGGATTGCCGTCGTACAGGTCGTGCGAGGTGCATCCGGCGAGTACGCGGAAGTTCGCCGCTATCTGTTCCGCCGAGATCGCGATGACGACTCCGAATGA
- the radA gene encoding DNA repair protein RadA, translating to MAKAKTAYVCNDCGAEYSKWQGQCGECNAWNTLSEFRLAAGKASKQEARGGYAGAGSALVTALAKVSESEEQRTLIGIGELDRVLGGGLVRGSVVLIGGDPGIGKSTLVLQALASLAGRSKTLYVTGEESLGQVAARARRLGLPLAAIDALADTGIERILDTAVAQKPDFLVIDSIQTMYSDQVESAPGSVSQVRESAARLVRYAKEVGCAVFLIGHVTKEGGIAGPRVLEHMVDAVLYFEGDSGSRFRVLRAFKNRFGAVNELGVFAMGDKGLREVPNPSAIFLSNHGEPTPGSAIMVTREGTRPLLVEVQALVDQSPLANPRRVALGLEQNRLAMLLAVLHKHGGFALYDQDVFVNVVGGIRVQETAADLPVLLAALSSFRNRPLGPHLAVFGEVGLAGEIRPVPNGEERIREAASHGFERIVVPKANAPKKPPAGIRIIAVERLSEAIAVLD from the coding sequence ATGGCCAAAGCCAAGACCGCCTACGTCTGCAACGACTGCGGTGCCGAGTACTCGAAGTGGCAGGGCCAGTGCGGCGAATGCAATGCCTGGAACACGCTGTCCGAATTTCGACTGGCCGCGGGCAAGGCGTCGAAGCAGGAGGCGCGCGGCGGCTATGCGGGGGCAGGCAGCGCGCTGGTCACTGCGCTGGCGAAGGTGTCGGAGTCGGAAGAGCAACGCACCCTGATCGGCATCGGTGAACTCGACCGCGTGCTCGGCGGCGGGCTGGTGCGCGGCTCGGTGGTGCTGATCGGCGGCGATCCCGGCATCGGCAAGTCGACGCTGGTGCTGCAGGCATTGGCCTCGCTCGCCGGGCGCTCAAAGACGCTGTACGTGACCGGCGAGGAGAGCCTGGGCCAGGTCGCTGCACGCGCACGCCGACTTGGCCTGCCGCTCGCAGCGATCGACGCGCTCGCCGATACCGGCATCGAGCGCATCCTCGACACCGCGGTCGCGCAGAAGCCCGACTTCCTGGTGATCGACTCGATCCAGACCATGTACTCGGACCAGGTCGAGTCGGCGCCCGGTTCGGTGTCGCAGGTACGCGAATCGGCGGCACGCCTGGTGCGCTACGCCAAGGAAGTGGGCTGCGCGGTGTTCCTGATCGGCCACGTGACCAAGGAAGGCGGCATCGCCGGCCCGCGCGTGCTCGAGCACATGGTCGATGCGGTGCTGTATTTCGAGGGCGATTCCGGCAGCCGCTTCCGCGTGCTGCGCGCGTTCAAGAACCGCTTCGGCGCGGTCAACGAACTGGGCGTGTTCGCGATGGGCGACAAGGGCCTGCGCGAGGTGCCCAACCCGTCCGCGATCTTCCTCTCGAACCACGGCGAACCGACCCCGGGCAGCGCCATCATGGTCACGCGCGAAGGCACGCGGCCGTTGCTGGTCGAGGTGCAGGCGCTGGTCGACCAGTCGCCGCTCGCGAATCCGCGCCGCGTCGCGCTCGGCCTCGAGCAGAACCGCTTGGCGATGCTGCTCGCGGTGCTGCACAAGCACGGCGGCTTCGCGCTCTACGACCAGGACGTGTTCGTGAACGTGGTCGGCGGCATCCGCGTGCAGGAAACCGCGGCCGATCTGCCGGTGTTGCTGGCGGCGTTGTCGAGCTTCCGCAACCGCCCGCTCGGACCGCACCTCGCCGTCTTCGGCGAAGTCGGCCTCGCCGGCGAAATTCGCCCGGTCCCGAACGGCGAGGAACGCATCCGCGAAGCCGCCTCGCACGGCTTCGAGCGCATCGTCGTGCCGAAAGCCAACGCCCCGAAAAAACCGCCGGCCGGCATCCGCATCATCGCCGTCGAGCGTCTGTCCGAGGCGATCGCGGTGCTCGATTGA
- a CDS encoding AAA family ATPase encodes MYISKATLTDIRGFADLSFDFTRPDGSFAGWTVFTGDNGSGKSTLLKAIAIGLTGRDTARSLQPSFHRWIRHGQHEAAVELGIVRVEKDDYLTEGGRLPEKAFHARIVLKNGQKEPQIEAETPSGVSRKNYSTPQRTVWSPEAKGWFSCGYGPFRRVFGASPEAMRQMVAPATERFVTMFQEAASLAEVDQWLRTISHKSLEDRSGAKEAREQRDLILEVLRDELMPNQITVDRIDSDGLWLKDRNGLQLSWGEMSDGYRAALALMADILRHLISVYGLSDLTGRDAEGRLFFKRSGVVLIDEIDAHLHPEWQREIGFWLKQHFPNVQFLVTTHSPIICQAADPNGLFVLPEPGSTDRPHALSDDEYRKVIASRPDTILLTSAFGLQNTRSPRAVHARAKYAKLKSKERSGAKLSKVERNLVAQLQLFAQADEDL; translated from the coding sequence GTGTACATCAGCAAAGCGACGCTAACGGACATCCGCGGATTCGCGGATCTCAGCTTTGATTTCACGCGCCCGGACGGCAGTTTCGCTGGCTGGACCGTTTTCACCGGCGACAACGGTTCTGGCAAGAGCACCCTGCTCAAGGCGATCGCCATCGGACTGACCGGCCGGGATACGGCGCGCTCGCTGCAGCCGAGCTTTCATCGCTGGATTCGGCATGGCCAGCACGAAGCTGCGGTAGAACTCGGAATCGTCCGCGTCGAGAAGGACGACTATCTGACCGAGGGCGGGCGCCTGCCCGAGAAGGCATTTCATGCCCGAATCGTGTTGAAGAACGGTCAGAAAGAGCCGCAGATCGAGGCTGAAACACCCAGCGGTGTCAGCCGCAAGAACTACTCCACCCCGCAACGCACGGTTTGGTCGCCGGAAGCCAAGGGATGGTTCTCCTGCGGTTATGGCCCGTTCCGGCGCGTATTTGGCGCTTCACCCGAGGCCATGCGCCAGATGGTCGCGCCGGCAACCGAGCGGTTCGTCACGATGTTCCAGGAGGCGGCCTCGCTGGCCGAGGTGGACCAATGGCTGCGCACGATCAGCCACAAGTCGCTGGAAGACCGATCTGGAGCCAAGGAGGCCAGGGAGCAGCGCGACCTCATCCTGGAGGTGCTACGTGATGAACTGATGCCGAACCAGATTACCGTGGACCGCATCGATTCCGATGGACTCTGGCTCAAGGATCGGAACGGGCTCCAGTTGTCCTGGGGCGAGATGAGCGACGGTTACCGCGCCGCGCTTGCCCTGATGGCAGACATCCTGCGCCACCTGATCAGCGTATACGGCCTATCTGACCTCACCGGACGCGACGCCGAAGGCAGACTGTTCTTCAAGCGGAGTGGCGTCGTCCTGATCGACGAAATCGACGCCCACCTGCATCCCGAGTGGCAACGTGAGATCGGCTTCTGGCTCAAGCAGCACTTCCCGAACGTCCAGTTTCTCGTGACTACGCACAGTCCCATCATCTGCCAGGCGGCCGACCCAAACGGGCTGTTCGTGCTGCCTGAACCGGGCAGCACCGACCGTCCACATGCCTTGAGTGATGACGAGTACCGCAAGGTCATTGCCTCACGGCCCGATACCATTCTGCTGACATCGGCATTCGGGCTGCAGAACACGCGCTCACCCCGCGCGGTGCATGCCCGGGCAAAATACGCGAAGCTCAAGTCGAAGGAGCGGTCCGGCGCAAAACTGAGCAAGGTCGAGCGTAACCTGGTGGCACAGCTGCAGCTGTTCGCTCAGGCCGACGAGGATCTGTAG
- the alr gene encoding alanine racemase, whose product MSRSAFATIHLGALQHNLARVRTLAPHSRVMAVIKADGYGHGLERVARALSGADAFGVAAIADGQRLRAAGIRHRIVVLAGIDEAGDLLEVRRLDLDIVVHHDHQLALLRADRDPRPLRVWLKLDTGMHRLGFDPTRTDALLAELRALPNVHAEIVVMSHFASSDEPAQAATAIQLGHFRLATAHAHAARSIANSAAIVHCPDAHADWVRAGGALYGLSVEHERCGADDGLRPAMSLSSKLIAINRVGRGERVGYGGSYECPEDMDVGVVAIGYGDGYPRSAPGGTPVLLHGRSAPIIGRVSMDLMTIDLRQHADAKINDRVLLWGPELPVERIATAAGTISYELTCGVTRRVMFLEDEH is encoded by the coding sequence GTGAGTCGATCGGCCTTCGCGACGATCCACCTCGGCGCGTTGCAGCACAATCTGGCGCGGGTGCGCACACTGGCGCCGCACAGTCGGGTGATGGCCGTGATCAAGGCCGATGGCTACGGCCACGGGCTCGAGCGCGTGGCGCGCGCATTGTCCGGTGCCGATGCCTTCGGCGTCGCCGCCATCGCCGACGGCCAGCGCCTGCGCGCCGCCGGCATCCGCCACCGCATCGTCGTGCTGGCCGGCATCGATGAGGCCGGCGATCTGCTGGAAGTGCGCCGGCTCGACCTCGACATCGTCGTCCACCACGACCACCAACTGGCCCTGCTCCGCGCCGACCGCGACCCGCGTCCGTTGCGCGTCTGGCTCAAGCTCGACACCGGCATGCACCGGCTCGGCTTCGATCCGACGCGCACCGATGCCCTGCTCGCCGAACTGCGCGCGCTGCCGAACGTGCATGCCGAGATCGTGGTGATGAGCCACTTCGCCAGTTCCGACGAACCCGCGCAAGCGGCCACCGCGATCCAGCTCGGACACTTCCGGCTGGCCACCGCACATGCCCACGCGGCACGCTCGATCGCCAATTCCGCCGCCATCGTGCACTGCCCGGACGCGCACGCGGACTGGGTCCGCGCCGGCGGTGCGCTGTACGGACTCAGCGTCGAGCACGAGCGCTGCGGCGCCGACGACGGCCTGCGCCCGGCGATGAGCCTGTCGAGCAAGCTGATCGCGATCAATCGCGTCGGTCGCGGCGAACGCGTCGGCTATGGCGGCAGCTACGAATGCCCGGAAGACATGGACGTAGGCGTGGTCGCGATCGGCTACGGCGACGGCTACCCGCGCAGCGCGCCCGGCGGCACGCCCGTGCTCCTGCACGGCCGCAGCGCGCCGATCATCGGCCGCGTCTCGATGGACCTGATGACGATCGACCTGCGCCAGCACGCGGACGCGAAGATCAACGACCGCGTCCTGCTGTGGGGACCCGAACTCCCGGTCGAACGCATCGCCACCGCCGCCGGCACCATCAGCTATGAACTCACCTGCGGCGTCACCCGCCGCGTGATGTTTCTGGAAGACGAACACTGA
- the dnaB gene encoding replicative DNA helicase: MAARPESFPAAKKVDALRVPPNSVEAEQAVLGGLMLSAEAWDKVADRINEQDFYRRDHALIFRAIGELSNKGMPADAVTLGEWFDAQGIAELVGGSRYILELANTTPSAANIVSYADIVREKSVLRQLIDAGTEIAGDAFVPEGRSSHELLETAEQKVFRIAEAGARGRKGFVTMGAAVKEAFAQLQHRYENRGAVTGIATGLRDFDEMTAGLQPSDLIILAARPSMGKCLSHDAELVADDGSIVTMAEIVARRDTGLATLGDDFRLHRTLPSDYIDDGMKPVFEVGTRLGRRVETTLPHPFLTPEGWKPLAELQAGDWIAVPRVLNTFGDAIWRECEVKLLAYLIGDGGLTGSTPRFTDGNPDIAADFVASVAEFGGVRASPEHAHERIRTPTWRICADSECVIEKRRTFAAGLQQALAAQALPQRQLAHAVGVSAASVTHCMQARTVPNAATAERLGALLDWDVSTAQAARHNTPNALTLWLRQLGLERPSAHGKFVPAPVFRLQREQLALFLNRLFATDGWASVLSSGQPQVGYASVSEKLARQIQHLLLRFGIVAKLRQRWVRYRDARRSSWQLEITDAGSLAQFVDAIGIHGKAAAIARVRTALLGRNQRSNVDLIPASIWQQIAAAKGAMSWAELARRAGYNDSNSHVGRRALTRPHLAAIAMVLDAPELMALAHSDVFWDRIERITPLGDKQVYDLTVPATHNFVANDICVHNTALALNMAEYAAIKGKKAVAVFSMEMSASQLAFRLISSLGRINQQHLRTGELEDADWPRVSSAITLLKDAKIFIDDTPSLSPGELRARARRLKREHDLGLIVIDYLQLMAVPGTRENRATEISEISRSLKALAKELNVPVIALSQLNRSLEQRTDKRPVMADLRESGAIEQDADVIVFIYRDDYYNKESPDKGLAEIIIGKQRNGPTGSVKLTFLGHYTKFENHASAGFAGSFE; this comes from the coding sequence CGAACTGGTCGGCGGATCGCGCTACATCCTGGAGCTCGCCAACACCACGCCGTCCGCGGCGAACATCGTCTCCTATGCCGATATCGTTCGCGAGAAGTCGGTGCTGCGACAGCTGATCGACGCCGGCACCGAGATCGCCGGCGACGCCTTCGTGCCCGAGGGCCGCTCCAGCCACGAACTGCTGGAAACCGCCGAGCAAAAGGTGTTCCGCATCGCCGAGGCCGGCGCGCGCGGGCGCAAGGGCTTCGTCACCATGGGCGCGGCAGTCAAGGAAGCCTTCGCGCAACTGCAGCACCGCTACGAGAACCGCGGCGCGGTCACCGGCATCGCCACCGGACTGCGCGACTTCGACGAGATGACCGCCGGTCTGCAGCCCTCCGACCTGATCATCCTCGCGGCGAGACCGTCGATGGGAAAGTGCCTGTCGCACGATGCCGAACTGGTTGCCGACGACGGCAGCATCGTCACCATGGCCGAAATCGTTGCGCGTCGCGATACCGGCCTCGCCACGCTAGGCGACGATTTCCGGCTGCACCGCACGCTGCCCAGCGACTACATCGACGACGGCATGAAACCGGTGTTCGAAGTCGGCACGCGGCTCGGTCGCAGGGTCGAGACGACGCTGCCGCATCCTTTCCTCACACCGGAGGGATGGAAGCCGCTCGCCGAACTGCAGGCCGGCGACTGGATCGCCGTGCCACGGGTACTGAATACCTTTGGCGATGCAATCTGGCGGGAGTGCGAGGTCAAGCTGCTCGCCTACCTGATCGGCGACGGCGGCCTCACCGGCAGCACGCCGCGCTTCACCGATGGCAACCCGGACATCGCTGCGGACTTCGTCGCCAGCGTCGCCGAGTTCGGCGGCGTCCGGGCGTCGCCGGAGCACGCGCACGAACGCATCCGCACACCGACCTGGCGCATCTGCGCCGACAGCGAATGCGTGATTGAAAAACGTCGCACTTTCGCCGCGGGATTGCAGCAAGCGCTCGCGGCACAAGCATTGCCGCAGCGGCAACTGGCGCACGCGGTCGGCGTGAGCGCGGCCAGCGTCACGCACTGCATGCAGGCGCGCACGGTGCCGAACGCGGCCACTGCGGAACGACTGGGCGCACTGCTCGACTGGGATGTTTCCACGGCGCAGGCCGCCCGCCACAACACGCCGAATGCGCTGACGCTGTGGCTGCGCCAACTCGGCCTGGAGCGCCCGTCGGCGCACGGCAAATTCGTGCCGGCGCCGGTGTTCCGACTGCAGCGCGAACAGCTCGCGCTGTTCCTGAACCGGCTGTTCGCGACCGACGGCTGGGCGAGCGTGCTCAGCAGCGGCCAGCCGCAGGTCGGCTATGCCAGCGTCAGCGAAAAGCTGGCGCGCCAAATCCAGCACCTGCTGCTGCGTTTCGGGATCGTCGCCAAGCTTCGCCAGCGCTGGGTGCGCTATCGCGACGCGCGCCGCTCGAGCTGGCAGCTCGAAATTACCGATGCCGGGTCGCTGGCGCAGTTCGTGGACGCCATCGGCATCCACGGCAAAGCCGCCGCCATCGCGCGGGTTCGCACCGCCCTGCTTGGCCGCAACCAGCGCAGCAATGTCGACCTGATCCCGGCCAGCATCTGGCAGCAGATTGCAGCGGCCAAGGGTGCAATGAGCTGGGCCGAGCTCGCACGCCGCGCCGGCTACAACGATTCCAACAGCCATGTCGGTCGTCGCGCGCTGACGCGCCCGCACCTGGCCGCGATCGCGATGGTCCTCGACGCACCCGAACTGATGGCGCTCGCGCACTCCGACGTGTTCTGGGACCGCATCGAACGGATCACGCCGCTCGGCGACAAGCAGGTGTACGACTTGACCGTACCCGCCACCCACAACTTCGTCGCCAATGACATCTGCGTGCACAACACTGCCCTGGCGCTGAACATGGCCGAGTACGCGGCGATCAAGGGCAAGAAGGCGGTGGCGGTGTTTTCGATGGAAATGTCGGCGTCGCAGCTGGCGTTTCGTCTGATTTCCTCGCTCGGCCGCATCAACCAGCAGCATCTGCGCACCGGCGAACTCGAAGATGCCGACTGGCCACGGGTGAGTTCGGCGATCACCCTGCTCAAGGACGCCAAGATTTTCATCGACGACACGCCGTCGCTGTCGCCGGGCGAGCTGCGCGCCCGCGCGCGGCGCCTCAAGCGCGAACACGACCTCGGCTTGATCGTGATCGACTACCTGCAGCTGATGGCGGTGCCCGGCACGCGTGAAAACCGCGCCACCGAAATCTCGGAGATCTCGCGCAGCCTGAAGGCGCTGGCCAAGGAACTGAACGTGCCGGTGATCGCGCTGTCGCAGCTCAACCGCTCGCTTGAACAGCGCACCGACAAGCGCCCGGTGATGGCCGACCTGCGCGAGTCCGGCGCGATCGAGCAAGACGCCGACGTGATCGTGTTCATCTACCGCGACGATTACTACAACAAGGAATCGCCGGACAAGGGCCTCGCCGAAATCATCATCGGCAAGCAGCGCAACGGCCCTACCGGCAGCGTCAAGCTCACCTTCCTCGGTCACTACACCAAGTTCGAGAACCACGCCTCCGCCGGTTTCGCCGGGAGCTTCGAGTGA